Genomic segment of Deltaproteobacteria bacterium:
TCATTCTCCGTAAAGACAACATCAGATTCGGAACGAGTGAAATCCAGCGCATAACCACTCGGCAGCACCTCATAAAACTCCACTTCAATACCCTGGTTGGAGGTCACATCGGTAAACTCATAACTATACACTGCACCGATCGATGACGTATTGATAAAGACATCCTTGACCTTATAACGGCGGTCAGGAAGAATTTCAAAGGTCTCTCTACCGCCGGAATAAACCGTCACATCACCGGCAGGATTCAAACTCCCGCCTATACCGCCGGTCACGTTCACTGTTATCGTATATTCCTGGCCCGTAAATACCCATACCGGATCATTCCCGTCTTCTCCAGACGTATCTCCCAACTGACCATCATTGTCGTTAAGTGATCCATCCAGCGTTAACTGGCCTGTCCCTTCTTCAAAACGCCACTCGGCAACCAGACCGCTGCCAATACCATTGAGATCCACGTTGATATTGTCGAATAACTCCTGCGCCGTACGCGCCACGTTCCAAACGCGTACCTCATCGATTAGCCCGTTAAAGGCAATATTAGCAGGATTATTCGTTATCGTCCCCACCGTTAACGGCGCATCGTTCAATATGCTGCTGCCGTTTAGCGTATCAGTGTCAACTGTCAGAAGTTCAGCAACGCCATCAATATATAGGCTTACACCATTAATGAAATTGCTGCCGCTATAAACCACAGCCACATGGTGCCACTGGCCATCAATAAGATCTTTGGTACCGTAGACTTCCGAATAACCGGCAGCGCCATGCATAGTGAAGGTCAATCGTCCATTGCCAGCCTCAAACTCGTTAACCGACAAATAATAACCACTGCCACTGATATTATCTAAGGCTGCCTCCTGCTTTGCCATAATGATATGGTGCCCGGAACCTTTCTCCTCCACCCTCACCAGCGCCTCCAGCGTAAATGGCGTCGTACTGTAAAAATCAAAACTCGCTTCATTCCCCACAACCACCACGTCGTCAACACCGTCGAAATCGAGCGCGTTACCCATGGGAAGTGTGTATGTCACTATACTTGTTTCATTACTGTAGGGAGAGGACCCATATCCATTGTAGGCAGCTACCCGGTAATAATAAGACTGTCCGACAATAAGTCCCACATCGTTAAATGTCGTCTCATCAGCCCCTACGGTTCCAACCTCTGTATAAGTATCTAATACTCCTATTTTACGCTCTATTCTAAAACCGTCCTCATCATCCGAGTTTTGAGTCCAGTTCAAAGTGACTTCTTTGGCGGAAACAACCTGGGCCGTTAAATCAGACGGCGCCGCGGGGCGCATGTCGGTAAAGGTTGCTTTTACAGTTTCGGGATTTAATACCGTAAAGTTACAATTTCCCGTTCCCGAGCAACCTGAACTGCTCCAACCGGAAAAAATGGATTCACTGCCTGGAAATGCCTCAAAATAAACCGTTGTCCCATGTCTGAAAGCAGCAGAGCAATTATCACCACAGCTAATTGCTCCGGAAGTATCCTGAACAATACCTGTACCCGAGCCGTCTTTGCTTATGTTAAGCAAGGGGCCAAAGGCGATATCTATAGTGCAACTTTCATCAATGGGACCTGCTTCGTATGTATTTGCACCCCTATTCAAGGTACCGTTACAACCGCTGGCGGAGGCTATCTGAAAAGGTTCAAATGGTGTCAGGCTATAATTAATCCTCTCTCCATATTGAACGATCTGAGGTGTGTCTGGTGAAACTGCCCCCTGTGAATTAAAAGTAACATTAGCGGTATAATTGCGCAGGGTATTTTCAACAAGGGTAAAGTGGGCTTTTATCAGCTTGATGGAATCAACGTAAACGTCACAGGTAGATGAATTTCCACAGGCAGGATCAGACCAGTATCCAAAGGCAAAACCGCTATTGGCAGGAACTGTAGAGAGTGTTACAAAGGTGGGAGCATCGTAAATATAGCAATCCGTTCCACAGGTTGCATCATTGGATGAAACAGAGACGGACCCCTCGCCATTGCCGCTGCTATCGGGAAAGATATAGATTCTCAGCCTGTTACCATCGAGTTTTTTGGAAACCGTGCTTCCCGATTCATTATAACTATACTTGAAGGCAGGGCCGTCCTGGTAACTGAGCTGGTCCAGCCTGTCGTAAGCATCGTAGGTGTAGGTGGCTTTTCCGGCATGTGATGTTGCTGCCATCAGCAGGGTGACGGCACAGATGACACCTTTCAGTATATTTTTAAATCGGGATATACTTTTCATAGTTTTTACTCCGATGGTAATGTTTGAATTTACCTAAAATCTCTTTTCTTTTTTTGACAGGATCTACAGGATTTTCTGGATTTTAAAACTTTAAAAAAAATCTTTTGATCTTGCTCTTTATCCCGTCAATCCTGTTAATCCCGTCTAAAAACAAATCTTTTAAATTCTTTTTTCTTTGACAGGATTTACAGGATCTACCGGATTTTAAAACCCTAAAATAATTCTTTTATCTTTCGCTCTCATCCCGTCAATCCTGTTAATCCCCTCTAAAAACAAATCTTTTAAATTCTTTTTTCTTTTGACAGGATCTACTGGATTTTAAAAATCCTTCTTCTCCTTCAATAACGCTCAAAAGGCTTTTCTTCTCAATACCGGTCGCTGTCCCTATTTTCCTATCTTCAGGCCTTTTTCAAGACCTTTTTCTTTAACTTTCAACTACTTAACTCGGTCCGA
This window contains:
- a CDS encoding fibronectin type III domain-containing protein → MKSISRFKNILKGVICAVTLLMAATSHAGKATYTYDAYDRLDQLSYQDGPAFKYSYNESGSTVSKKLDGNRLRIYIFPDSSGNGEGSVSVSSNDATCGTDCYIYDAPTFVTLSTVPANSGFAFGYWSDPACGNSSTCDVYVDSIKLIKAHFTLVENTLRNYTANVTFNSQGAVSPDTPQIVQYGERINYSLTPFEPFQIASASGCNGTLNRGANTYEAGPIDESCTIDIAFGPLLNISKDGSGTGIVQDTSGAISCGDNCSAAFRHGTTVYFEAFPGSESIFSGWSSSGCSGTGNCNFTVLNPETVKATFTDMRPAAPSDLTAQVVSAKEVTLNWTQNSDDEDGFRIERKIGVLDTYTEVGTVGADETTFNDVGLIVGQSYYYRVAAYNGYGSSPYSNETSIVTYTLPMGNALDFDGVDDVVVVGNEASFDFYSTTPFTLEALVRVEEKGSGHHIIMAKQEAALDNISGSGYYLSVNEFEAGNGRLTFTMHGAAGYSEVYGTKDLIDGQWHHVAVVYSGSNFINGVSLYIDGVAELLTVDTDTLNGSSILNDAPLTVGTITNNPANIAFNGLIDEVRVWNVARTAQELFDNINVDLNGIGSGLVAEWRFEEGTGQLTLDGSLNDNDGQLGDTSGEDGNDPVWVFTGQEYTITVNVTGGIGGSLNPAGDVTVYSGGRETFEILPDRRYKVKDVFINTSSIGAVYSYEFTDVTSNQGIEVEFYEVLPSGYALDFTRSESDVVFTEN